The Notolabrus celidotus isolate fNotCel1 chromosome 6, fNotCel1.pri, whole genome shotgun sequence nucleotide sequence GAACTAGCCTTGTTAAGGTGACAGTGCAGCCCATTGTGAATGATAGAGTGAAAGTTCTCCAGTCGGCTCCCGTGGAATGCATAGAAGACGTCTCTGCCCGCCCTTGTCTTCTCAAATCTGGCGTTCATCTGATCACAGTACTCCAGCTCAAAGAGGAAGTCTGGCACAGGTGCAGAAATCCCTTCATTCTCTGTCAGGTTACAAAGTTTGCCGTACTGGTGGATATCAAAGAAACATGCTGTAAACAGTAAAGCAACAAGTCAAAAGGTTCCGTTGTTTATGTATCTCTACTTTTAGGTATGTACCTCTTCTTTTTGCAGTGTCTTCACAGCAAAACTCTTTGAAGAGAGAATCCAGTGTGTGAGAGCCAGATGATGATCTCCCTCTCTGGGTCTCAGTCTCACCAGCTCTCTCACCCCAGGCAAAGAGTTCACATCCGCCAActacagaagaaaaaataacaggGCAAGAGATAATAAAATATTGTTTgttgaagaaaatattaaacatatttcaTCCCTGATCATACCAGCAATACCAgaacttattgaaacttctttcttgattgtacttatatctgagttgctgtaacaactgaatttcccctccggggacaataaagtaatatcttatcttatcttaacttcgTTGAGTTGAACACATGAAACTTACATCAGCTGTTAATcacataaagtaaaatgttgtttttataatcctacaaagacaaaaagaacgCCACTCCTATTTACAGAACTagtgctgttgtgtttgttgtactACAAATATTCTGGCCAAAATAAAATGCTGATAGAGTTTAAACATTTACCTCTCAAACCACTTCAAAAGCCATCCTAAGGTTTGGAACCCCTATCAATTTCTTGCAGTCTTAATCATCATTTTACTGACACACCGTTGTTACCTCCAACAGCACAACACTGCCATCAAGTGCATGCATTCAGTGCCTTCACTATGCTTGAGGCTTTTAAGTTTATTATAacaatacaagtaaaaaagaaacccCTCACTCCTTCAATAGTTTCTCAATCAATATTTAGgttattttaattgctaataacttttaataattgctattttataggctGTTTACTTTATAccattttgcactgtctactctgctgctgtaactctttaaatttccccgttgtgggacgaataaaggaatatcttatctgaTCTTTGCTAAATTTGAATAatgtacttttcaaaataacaagaaaatcTTACGAGGTCTTCAAAGTCCTTATTGTCAGCACTTATGTATTTAGGAGGGAAGGGTCTGAGCAGAGAGTCCCTCTTGTAGTTTTGTGCAGCGGCGACAAACAGGCTGCACCGGAGGTCAGCTGCCACCGGGTCTCTGTGCAGACAGGAGCACACCAGCTCTCTGACTGCCTCAGGGGGGAGCGGGGGCTGCATTCCCGGCACTGCAGACACAAGTGAAGAGAAAGCACACAAGTGAGCACAGGCAAAAGTTAAGTTAGGTGATAACCTTGGCATCATCCTCAACCCCGCCCTTTCTTTCAAACCACACATCAGAAACGTCACCAAAATATCCTTTTTCACCTCTGCAACATTGCACGGCTCAGAtcttctctctccccctctgctgcagaaacccttatccacgccttcatcacctccagacttgactattgcaacagcattctttacggcctcccctccactgACCATGCAACACCGAATcaacttcaagatcctgctcatcacctacaaagccctcaagaacctcgccccctcatacctgactgacCCCCTCAAACGTCagtccccatctcgccgcctcagatcatcagatgctaatctcctgtcccccatcAACAAGTCCAAGCAGCGCACTTTGGGGGACAGAGAGCTGCCtcggctctctggaactctctccctccacacatccctAACTCTTCAATCATCAAAAaaacacctcaagacctacctgttcaaaaaggcaaacaacacatgacctctacccccgccccacctctgtccctgttctgttttatttacccgttttatttttagttttattttatgtaaagcgactttgagtattcagaaaagcgctatataaatcctatgaattataACAGTGAAGCAAACAGGGGAAGGGATACAAGGGCTGTATTGGTGTAtgggtaatcgttcattaatgcatataaaatatgtaatatttatataatgtgtaattaatatatatgtaatgaatataaaatgtaattaatataacatgtaatgaatataaaatgtaatgaatataatatgttatgaatatataatgtatgtgtatgaatgtatgtgctttggcaataacatgtctttgttgatgccaataaagcaaaattgaattgaattgaattataaGGGCTATGAAACAAGTCTTAATGTCagtcataataaaataaatgcactgacaCAAATTTAATCTgcctacagaagaggattagggccaccagagaaataaaaaaaaattgaggtcaaaatgttttattattattattattcttgttCTGAGaaaagtccgaattctgagattaaagtccgaattcagagattaaagtaagaattatgatattaaagtcagaattcagagattaaagtaagaattctgagattaaagtccgaattcagagattaaagtcagaattctggggaaaaaagtcagaatcatgaaaaaaaaatcagagttctaagattaaagtcagaatactgactttttaatcataattagaataataataatattaatattaatattaata carries:
- the parp16 gene encoding protein mono-ADP-ribosyltransferase PARP16, with the translated sequence MQPPLPPEAVRELVCSCLHRDPVAADLRCSLFVAAAQNYKRDSLLRPFPPKYISADNKDFEDLLADVNSLPGVRELVRLRPREGDHHLALTHWILSSKSFAVKTLQKEEYGKLCNLTENEGISAPVPDFLFELEYCDQMNARFEKTRAGRDVFYAFHGSRLENFHSIIHNGLHCHLNKNSVFGEGTYLTSDLSMAVLYSPHSSGWRESILGPLLSCVALCEVIDHPDVKCQVKKKDSEIIDRQRSRAKNSEGGEVPQKYFVVTNNQLVRVKYLLVYSQRRHLSRHSRSSSWLLRHHFAIMMSLYLLLLIFIGALNSTAFVSFWNRLFR